The following are from one region of the Baumannia cicadellinicola str. Hc (Homalodisca coagulata) genome:
- a CDS encoding phosphatase — MYPVDLHVHTIASTHAYSTLQDYIAEAKQKGIKLIAITDHGPDMVDSPHEYYFINMRIWPRIINGIGVLRGIEANIKNINGDIDYTNKFTKLDLVIAGFHETVFPPQDVKTHTTAMIATMAQGQVHIISHPGNPNYPVDISAIATAAARYQVALELNNSSFTHSRVGSEPNCRAIVAAVRDANGWLSLGSDSHISWSLGNFHHCQRILQEESFPIDRILNVSPQRVLSFLQQKNKCIIPEFNNF, encoded by the coding sequence ATGTATCCCGTGGATCTACATGTACATACTATTGCTAGTACTCATGCTTATAGCACACTACAAGATTATATAGCTGAGGCTAAACAAAAAGGTATAAAATTAATTGCTATTACAGATCATGGTCCAGATATGGTTGATTCTCCACATGAGTATTATTTTATAAATATGCGTATTTGGCCACGTATTATTAATGGTATTGGTGTGTTACGTGGTATTGAAGCTAATATTAAAAATATTAATGGTGATATTGATTATACCAATAAATTTACTAAACTTGATTTAGTTATTGCAGGTTTTCATGAGACGGTTTTTCCACCACAAGATGTTAAAACGCATACAACTGCTATGATTGCAACTATGGCACAAGGTCAAGTACATATTATTAGCCATCCTGGTAATCCAAATTACCCTGTTGATATTTCTGCTATAGCTACAGCAGCCGCACGTTATCAGGTTGCATTAGAACTCAATAATTCTTCTTTTACTCATTCAAGAGTAGGTAGTGAACCTAATTGTCGTGCAATAGTAGCAGCTGTTCGTGATGCTAATGGTTGGTTATCTCTTGGATCTGACTCTCATATCTCTTGGTCATTAGGAAATTTTCATCATTGTCAGCGTATTTTACAAGAAGAATCATTTCCAATAGATCGTATCCTTAATGT
- the serS gene encoding serine--tRNA ligase — MLDPYLLRHDIKIVAKKLASKNFLLAVDKVNQQEALRKQLQIKKEHLQFIRKSKSRIVNLAKANGENITILCQEINQINEQLKQTKSELSSLKQLINDYMLLLPNIPADDVPYGSDKKDNIEIKRWGEPRKYNFPIKDHVNLGYITGNIDFTAGVKLAGTRFVVIRGQIARLYRALSQFMLDLHTQQHGYEEYYLPYLVNRTSLYGTGHLPKFYEDLFHIQSINKENISNIYTLIPTAEVPLINLLRDKIFDENILPLKMTANTPCFRAEAGSYGRDTHGLIRMHQFDKVEMVQAIKPEHSMIALEEMTKHAEKVLQLLNLHYRKVLLCTGDTGFASSKTYDLEVWLPSQNIYCEVSSCSNTSDFQTRRVLARYRNKKDKQLRFLHTINGSGLAIGRTLIAILENYQLADGRIEVPKSLRSYMQGLTILG; from the coding sequence ATGCTTGATCCATACTTATTACGTCATGATATAAAAATAGTAGCTAAAAAATTAGCTAGCAAAAATTTTTTATTAGCGGTAGATAAAGTTAATCAACAAGAAGCACTCCGTAAACAATTACAAATTAAAAAAGAACATCTACAATTTATACGTAAGTCAAAATCAAGAATAGTTAATCTGGCAAAAGCTAACGGAGAAAATATTACTATACTATGTCAAGAAATTAATCAAATTAATGAACAATTAAAACAAACAAAATCAGAACTATCTTCATTAAAACAATTAATTAATGACTATATGCTTTTATTACCTAATATTCCAGCTGATGATGTACCTTATGGTAGTGATAAAAAAGATAATATTGAAATAAAACGCTGGGGTGAACCACGTAAGTATAATTTTCCAATAAAAGATCATGTTAATTTAGGTTATATAACGGGTAATATAGATTTTACAGCTGGGGTAAAACTAGCTGGAACACGTTTTGTCGTAATAAGGGGACAAATTGCTCGTTTATACCGCGCACTATCACAATTTATGTTAGACTTACATACTCAACAACATGGTTATGAAGAGTACTATTTACCATATTTAGTTAATCGCACTTCGTTATATGGTACTGGCCATTTACCTAAATTTTATGAAGATTTATTTCATATACAATCTATAAATAAAGAAAATATATCAAATATTTATACTTTAATACCAACAGCAGAAGTACCATTAATTAATCTACTACGTGATAAAATTTTTGATGAAAATATTTTACCTCTAAAAATGACAGCTAATACACCATGTTTTCGTGCTGAAGCAGGCTCATATGGACGTGATACACATGGTCTAATCAGAATGCATCAATTTGATAAAGTAGAGATGGTTCAGGCTATTAAACCGGAACATTCGATGATAGCACTAGAAGAAATGACTAAGCATGCTGAAAAAGTACTGCAATTATTAAATCTACATTATCGTAAAGTCTTATTATGCACAGGCGATACAGGTTTTGCATCAAGTAAAACTTATGATCTAGAAGTATGGCTACCATCACAAAACATTTATTGTGAGGTATCTTCTTGCTCTAATACTAGTGATTTTCAAACACGCCGTGTACTTGCACGTTATCGTAATAAAAAAGATAAACAATTACGTTTTTTACATACTATAAATGGTTCTGGTTTAGCTATTGGTCGTACTCTTATTGCCATACTAGAAAATTACCAGTTAGCAGATGGAAGAATTGAAGTACCAAAATCACTAAGATCATATATGCAAGGATTAACTATACTTGGATAG
- the lolA gene encoding outer membrane lipoprotein chaperone LolA, which yields MFIFHKKFSKIILLVYLFIPTQCVFANNTNILRHRLTEIHNFYADFIQNTTSSEGMLIQKNIGKIWIKLPNYFKLQMISPDESVLISDGKTLWFYNPFVEQVMISWLKEIINNTPLLLIVYNRNSDWKKFNVKRQGDNFILVPKLNLGSFNKAIINITSDGKIKSFSSFESNGLCNTYIFNYQNKKVINIDEFKLKLPLGITLDDQRN from the coding sequence ATGTTTATTTTTCATAAAAAGTTCAGTAAAATAATACTACTAGTATATTTATTTATACCTACTCAATGCGTTTTTGCAAATAATACTAATATATTACGACATCGCTTAACTGAAATTCATAATTTTTACGCTGACTTTATTCAAAACACAACAAGCTCAGAAGGCATGTTAATACAAAAAAATATAGGTAAAATATGGATAAAATTGCCTAATTATTTTAAATTACAAATGATATCACCAGATGAAAGTGTATTAATTTCTGATGGAAAAACACTATGGTTTTATAATCCATTTGTTGAACAAGTAATGATAAGTTGGTTAAAAGAAATAATAAATAATACTCCATTGTTACTAATTGTTTATAACCGTAATTCAGATTGGAAAAAGTTTAATGTAAAAAGACAAGGAGATAATTTTATATTAGTTCCTAAACTAAATTTAGGATCTTTCAATAAAGCAATAATTAATATTACCTCAGATGGAAAAATAAAATCTTTTTCTTCTTTTGAATCAAATGGTCTATGTAATACTTATATATTTAACTACCAGAATAAAAAAGTAATAAATATTGATGAATTTAAATTAAAATTACCATTAGGTATTACTTTAGATGATCAACGAAATTAA
- the trxB gene encoding thioredoxin-disulfide reductase, translating into MHNIRHNNLIILGSGPAGYTAAIYAARANLNPVLITGIEKGGQLVTTTEVENWPGDSKDLTGSILMERMHIHATKYNTEIISDNIIKVNLKQYPFSLKGDHTTEYTCNVLIIATGASARYLGLSSENEYKGKGVSACATCDGFFYRNLKVAVIGGGNTAVEEALYLSNIAKEVHLIHRREIFRAEPIIMDRLMYKVNFGNIIIHKNKIVQNILGDKSMVTGIQLQHSNADKLETLAVSGVFIAIGHSPNTTIFENQLVLQNGYIKVQAGINGNATATSVPGVFAAGDVIDKNYRQAITAASSGCMAALDAQRYINTQNK; encoded by the coding sequence ATGCATAACATAAGACATAATAATCTAATTATATTAGGCTCTGGACCAGCAGGATATACTGCAGCTATATATGCTGCACGTGCTAATCTTAATCCAGTTTTAATCACAGGGATAGAAAAAGGTGGTCAACTAGTAACTACTACTGAAGTAGAAAATTGGCCCGGAGATTCAAAAGATTTAACAGGTTCCATACTAATGGAACGTATGCATATACATGCAACTAAATATAATACAGAAATTATATCTGATAATATAATAAAAGTTAACTTAAAACAGTATCCCTTTTCCCTAAAAGGAGATCATACAACAGAATATACTTGTAATGTACTTATTATTGCTACTGGAGCATCTGCACGTTATTTAGGTTTATCATCGGAAAACGAATATAAAGGTAAAGGAGTTTCTGCTTGTGCTACTTGTGATGGTTTTTTTTATCGTAACCTTAAAGTAGCAGTTATTGGTGGTGGTAATACAGCTGTAGAAGAAGCCCTTTACTTATCTAATATAGCTAAAGAAGTACATCTTATCCATCGTCGTGAAATTTTTCGTGCTGAACCAATAATAATGGATAGACTAATGTATAAAGTTAATTTTGGTAATATTATTATCCATAAAAATAAAATAGTTCAGAACATATTAGGTGATAAAAGTATGGTAACCGGCATACAATTACAGCATTCCAATGCTGATAAGTTAGAAACTTTAGCTGTATCAGGAGTTTTTATTGCAATAGGACATAGTCCTAATACTACAATTTTTGAAAACCAACTAGTTTTACAAAATGGTTATATTAAAGTACAAGCAGGTATTAATGGTAATGCTACTGCAACATCTGTACCAGGTGTATTTGCTGCTGGTGATGTTATAGATAAAAATTATCGTCAAGCAATAACTGCTGCTAGTTCTGGTTGTATGGCAGCTTTAGATGCGCAACGTTACATAAATACCCAAAATAAATAG
- the infA gene encoding translation initiation factor IF-1 has product MTKEESIEIQGIVLDTLANAVFRVELENGHIVTAHISGKMRKNYIRILTGDKVTVELTPYDLKKGRITFRSR; this is encoded by the coding sequence ATGACAAAAGAAGAAAGCATTGAAATACAAGGTATAGTATTAGATACATTAGCTAATGCTGTATTTCGGGTCGAACTAGAAAATGGTCATATAGTTACAGCACATATATCTGGTAAAATGCGTAAAAATTACATTCGTATATTAACAGGTGATAAAGTGACAGTAGAGTTAACTCCATATGATCTAAAAAAAGGCCGAATTACGTTTCGTAGCCGCTAA
- the artP gene encoding arginine ABC transporter ATP-binding protein ArtP, with the protein MSIELNQVNFFYGIDQILFDINFTCKSGEILVLLGPSGAGKSLLLRILNLLEIPSTGNLNIAGYYFDFKNRPNIKTIRLLRQKVGMVFQQYHLWPHLTVRQNLTEAPCRVQGLVRKIANARADKLLNRLQLTNFAERFPLHLSGGEQQRVAIARALMMQPKILLFDEPTAALDPEITAQIVSIILELSQTGITQVIVTHEIELARKIASYLLYIEKGKIIEKGDASHFSWPHTNNFAYFLSH; encoded by the coding sequence ATGAGTATTGAACTTAATCAAGTTAATTTTTTTTATGGAATAGATCAAATACTATTTGATATTAATTTTACTTGTAAGTCTGGAGAAATATTAGTTTTACTTGGCCCAAGTGGTGCAGGTAAAAGTTTATTATTACGAATACTCAATTTACTAGAAATTCCTAGTACGGGCAATTTAAATATTGCTGGTTATTATTTTGATTTTAAAAATAGACCTAATATTAAGACTATTCGTTTATTACGTCAGAAGGTTGGTATGGTTTTTCAACAATATCACCTTTGGCCTCATTTAACAGTAAGACAAAATTTAACTGAAGCTCCTTGTAGAGTACAAGGATTAGTTCGTAAAATTGCTAATGCTCGTGCTGATAAATTACTCAATAGATTACAGCTTACTAATTTTGCAGAACGATTTCCTTTACATCTATCTGGTGGTGAACAACAAAGAGTAGCAATAGCTCGTGCATTAATGATGCAACCAAAAATTTTATTATTTGATGAACCAACTGCTGCACTCGATCCAGAAATTACAGCACAAATAGTAAGTATTATCCTTGAATTATCGCAAACAGGAATTACTCAGGTTATTGTTACTCATGAAATTGAATTAGCTCGTAAAATAGCTAGTTACTTGTTATATATAGAAAAGGGCAAAATTATAGAAAAAGGTGATGCTAGTCATTTTTCTTGGCCACATACAAATAATTTTGCTTACTTTTTATCACATTAA
- a CDS encoding transporter substrate-binding domain-containing protein — protein sequence MNKLMIILLSVIFISFSNDVNTLHFITNANYAPFEFISTNNQIQGFDIDIANALCKNMHKICTFTNQSFESLIPSLNYKRCDAVIAGIDITPVRMNEVIFTNSYYTNNAIFITKKDKLFLVKNNMIHKIGTLNGSTYQKYLVDKYPSIKIVAYDSYHNAILDLKSERLDSIFGDAAVINQWLKKDNSLITVGNKITDKSYFGLGFGIAIRKDNNILLANLNHALACIKQDGTYQIIYQKWFQ from the coding sequence ATGAATAAATTAATGATAATATTATTGTCAGTTATTTTCATTAGTTTTTCTAATGATGTTAATACATTACATTTTATTACTAATGCTAATTATGCACCATTTGAATTTATAAGTACTAATAATCAAATCCAAGGATTTGATATTGATATTGCAAATGCATTATGTAAAAATATGCATAAAATATGTACATTTACAAATCAGTCTTTTGAAAGTTTAATTCCTAGTTTAAATTATAAACGTTGTGATGCTGTCATAGCTGGTATAGATATAACTCCTGTACGTATGAATGAAGTAATTTTTACCAATTCATATTATACTAATAATGCAATTTTTATTACTAAAAAAGATAAATTATTTTTAGTAAAAAATAATATGATCCATAAAATTGGAACATTAAATGGATCTACATATCAAAAGTATTTAGTAGATAAATATCCATCTATAAAAATAGTAGCTTATGATAGCTATCATAATGCAATTTTAGATCTTAAAAGTGAACGTTTAGATAGCATCTTTGGTGATGCAGCTGTAATTAATCAATGGTTAAAAAAAGATAATAGTCTAATTACTGTTGGCAATAAAATTACTGATAAATCTTATTTTGGTTTAGGTTTTGGTATTGCCATACGTAAAGATAATAATATTTTATTAGCAAACTTAAATCATGCTTTAGCATGCATTAAACAAGATGGTACTTATCAAATAATTTACCAAAAATGGTTTCAATGA
- the artQ gene encoding arginine ABC transporter permease ArtQ, which yields MKEFLFLLTNAAVTTLKLAICALIIGLILAISLALIEELKFLKWLRLLCKILLFILYGLPEILVVLFIYLGISQLLLIATYYINKCMMDMHLGFFVVNLNISPFSCGVISLALLYAAYAYQTIQGAIKVISKGQWESGQSLGMDNFVIFFRLILPQIWRYALPGLGNQWLVLLKDTTLVSLISVNDLMLQTKNIIIITNKPYTWYIVSAMIYLIIALFSQGIIYILQRKIV from the coding sequence ATGAAAGAATTTCTGTTTCTTCTTACCAATGCTGCAGTTACTACTCTCAAACTAGCTATATGTGCTCTAATTATAGGTTTAATTTTAGCTATTAGTTTAGCTCTTATAGAAGAACTGAAATTTTTAAAATGGTTAAGATTATTATGTAAAATATTATTATTTATACTATATGGATTACCTGAAATATTAGTAGTATTATTTATATATTTAGGAATATCACAGTTATTATTAATAGCTACTTATTATATAAATAAGTGCATGATGGACATGCATTTGGGTTTTTTTGTTGTTAATCTTAACATTAGCCCATTTTCATGTGGTGTAATATCATTAGCTTTATTATATGCAGCCTATGCATATCAGACAATACAAGGAGCGATTAAAGTAATATCAAAAGGCCAATGGGAATCAGGTCAATCATTAGGTATGGATAATTTTGTTATTTTTTTTCGCTTAATTTTACCTCAAATATGGCGGTATGCTTTACCTGGATTAGGTAATCAATGGTTAGTTTTATTAAAAGATACTACACTAGTATCTCTCATTAGCGTAAATGATTTAATGCTACAAACAAAAAATATAATTATAATTACAAATAAACCTTATACATGGTATATAGTATCGGCAATGATTTATTTAATAATTGCACTCTTTAGCCAAGGTATAATATATATTTTACAGCGCAAAATAGTTTAG
- the artM gene encoding arginine ABC transporter permease ArtM gives MFNYFITLLFGLPNSLSLMIAAVLIALVLALIFTTIIILNIPILSYLVKIYILVFTGTPFLIQLFLIYYGPGQFVDLYSPWVWSLLSQPWLCAMLALALNSTAYSTQLFVGAIRAIPLGQWHACTTLGMDKKQSLFVLMPLALKRSLNAYSNEIILVLKSTSLVYTITIMDVMGYSQLIYGRTYDIKVFIVTGIIYCLIISIIKILIHYIKQRILRFELHHNQ, from the coding sequence ATGTTTAATTATTTCATTACATTATTATTTGGTTTACCAAATAGTCTATCATTAATGATAGCAGCAGTTTTAATAGCATTAGTATTAGCTTTAATATTTACTACAATCATTATTTTAAATATACCAATATTATCATATTTAGTTAAAATATATATTTTAGTTTTTACTGGCACTCCATTTTTAATACAACTATTTTTAATTTATTATGGTCCAGGACAATTTGTCGATTTATATTCTCCTTGGGTATGGTCTTTATTATCACAACCTTGGTTATGTGCTATGCTAGCTTTAGCATTAAATAGCACTGCTTATAGTACACAATTATTTGTAGGAGCTATAAGAGCTATACCTTTAGGACAATGGCATGCTTGTACTACGCTTGGTATGGATAAAAAACAATCTTTGTTTGTTTTAATGCCACTTGCTCTGAAAAGAAGTTTAAATGCTTATTCGAATGAAATTATACTTGTATTAAAAAGTACTTCTTTAGTTTATACAATTACAATTATGGATGTTATGGGTTATAGCCAATTAATTTATGGCAGAACTTATGATATTAAAGTCTTTATAGTTACTGGTATTATCTATTGTTTAATTATTTCAATAATTAAAATATTAATACATTATATTAAACAACGTATTTTACGCTTTGAGTTACATCATAATCAATAA
- the rpsJ gene encoding 30S ribosomal protein S10, with protein MQNQRIRIRLKAFDHRLIDQSTAEIVDTAKRTGAQVHGPIPLPTRKEHFTILISPHVNKDARDQYVIRTHKRLVDIVKPTEKTVDALMRLELAAGVDVQISLG; from the coding sequence ATGCAAAACCAAAGAATACGTATTAGGTTGAAAGCGTTTGACCATCGTTTAATTGATCAGTCAACAGCAGAAATAGTTGATACAGCTAAACGTACCGGTGCTCAAGTACATGGTCCTATTCCTTTACCAACACGCAAAGAACATTTTACTATTTTGATTTCTCCGCATGTTAATAAAGATGCAAGGGATCAGTATGTAATTCGTACTCATAAACGTTTAGTTGATATAGTTAAACCAACAGAAAAAACAGTTGATGCTTTGATGCGTTTAGAGTTAGCTGCTGGTGTTGATGTACAAATTAGCTTGGGATAA
- the rplC gene encoding 50S ribosomal protein L3 translates to MKGLIGRKIGMTRIFTDEGISIPITIIQVEPNIITQVKSIQTDGYYAYQVTTGTKKPNLVIKPEAGHFAKAGTKAGRSLWEFRLKHEEKPINIGEILTLEYFTNIKKVDITGTSKGKGFSGTVKRWNFHMQDASHGNSLSHRVTGSIGQNQTPGKVFKGKKMAGHMGNKRVTIQNLDIIRIDLRKNLLLIKGAIPGAPGNDLIIKPAIKLSH, encoded by the coding sequence GTGAAAGGTTTAATTGGACGTAAAATAGGGATGACGCGTATTTTTACTGATGAAGGTATATCAATTCCTATAACTATTATACAAGTAGAACCAAACATAATAACTCAGGTAAAATCTATCCAGACAGATGGATATTATGCTTATCAGGTTACTACAGGGACTAAAAAACCAAACTTAGTTATTAAACCGGAAGCTGGTCACTTTGCAAAAGCTGGAACTAAAGCAGGTCGTAGTTTATGGGAATTTCGTCTTAAACATGAAGAAAAACCAATTAATATTGGTGAAATTCTAACATTAGAATATTTTACGAATATTAAAAAAGTAGATATTACTGGTACATCTAAAGGAAAAGGATTCTCAGGTACAGTTAAGCGTTGGAATTTTCATATGCAAGATGCTAGTCATGGAAACTCATTATCGCATCGCGTTACTGGTTCTATAGGTCAAAACCAAACTCCTGGTAAAGTTTTTAAAGGAAAAAAGATGGCCGGACATATGGGTAATAAACGTGTAACAATTCAAAATTTAGATATCATACGTATTGATCTAAGAAAAAATTTATTACTTATAAAAGGTGCAATTCCAGGAGCGCCAGGAAATGATCTAATTATTAAACCAGCAATTAAACTATCGCATTAA
- the rplD gene encoding 50S ribosomal protein L4: MELVLQDTQKSLTVSNNIFGYRFNEALIHQVIVAYAAHTRSGNHAQKSRAEVVGSNKKPWRQKGTGRARAGTVKSPLWRSGGVTFAAKPRDYSQKINKKMYRGALKSIFSELIRQKRLIVVEQFCIQAPKTKLLVDKLKKITLKKVLIITHLLELNLLLAARNLYTVEICDIANINLISLVTFDQVIITANSIKQIEERLI, translated from the coding sequence ATGGAATTAGTATTACAAGATACGCAAAAGTCTTTGACTGTTTCCAATAATATCTTTGGGTATAGATTTAATGAAGCTTTGATACATCAAGTAATTGTAGCATATGCTGCTCATACAAGATCAGGAAACCATGCTCAAAAAAGTCGTGCTGAAGTAGTAGGTTCTAACAAAAAACCATGGCGTCAAAAAGGTACTGGACGAGCACGTGCAGGGACAGTAAAAAGTCCGCTTTGGCGGTCTGGTGGTGTTACCTTTGCAGCAAAACCTAGAGATTATAGCCAAAAAATTAATAAGAAAATGTATCGTGGAGCTTTAAAAAGTATTTTTTCTGAATTAATTAGACAAAAACGTTTAATTGTTGTTGAGCAGTTCTGTATTCAAGCACCAAAAACTAAACTATTAGTCGATAAATTAAAAAAAATTACTCTGAAAAAAGTACTCATTATTACGCATCTTTTAGAACTAAACTTACTTTTAGCAGCGCGTAATCTTTATACAGTAGAAATATGTGATATTGCTAATATTAATCTTATTAGCTTAGTAACTTTTGATCAGGTAATTATTACCGCTAATTCGATCAAACAGATCGAGGAAAGATTGATATGA
- the rplW gene encoding 50S ribosomal protein L23 — protein MIYDNRLLKVICAPHVSEKTSAVMEKNNILVLKVDKKATKAAIKQAILQLFEVKVKEIHTIIVKGKTKRHGKRIGFRSNWKKAYITLYEGQNFTLINGAK, from the coding sequence ATGATTTATGACAATCGTTTACTTAAAGTAATATGTGCTCCACATGTTTCTGAAAAAACCTCTGCAGTAATGGAAAAAAATAATATTCTAGTATTAAAAGTTGATAAAAAAGCTACTAAAGCTGCAATTAAACAAGCGATACTTCAGTTATTTGAAGTAAAAGTAAAAGAGATACATACAATTATCGTTAAAGGTAAAACAAAACGTCACGGAAAACGTATTGGTTTTCGTAGTAACTGGAAAAAAGCATATATTACTTTATATGAAGGACAAAATTTTACTTTGATAAACGGCGCAAAGTAA
- the rplB gene encoding 50S ribosomal protein L2 encodes MTIVKCKPTSPARRHVIKVVNPELHKGKPFIPLLETISKSGGRNNNGHITTRHVGGGHKQRYRIIDFKRNKDNIAAKIERIEYDPNRSANIALVLYQDGERRYIIAPKGLKVGDQIISGHHATIKTGNTLPIQNIPLGSIVHNVEIKPGKGGQIARSAGASVQIIARDYKYVTLRLRSGEIRRIHSECRATLGEVGNAEHMLRVLGKAGANRWRSIRPTVRGTAMNPVDHPHGGGEGRNFGKHPVSPWGKKTKGKKTRNNRLTDKFIVHRRS; translated from the coding sequence ATGACTATTGTAAAATGTAAGCCTACTTCGCCTGCTAGGCGTCATGTAATTAAAGTAGTTAATCCTGAACTACATAAAGGAAAACCATTTATTCCATTATTAGAAACTATAAGTAAATCAGGTGGTCGTAATAATAATGGTCATATAACCACACGTCACGTTGGTGGTGGCCATAAGCAACGTTATCGTATCATAGATTTTAAACGTAATAAAGATAATATTGCAGCAAAAATAGAAAGAATAGAGTACGATCCAAATCGTTCAGCTAATATAGCCTTAGTCTTGTATCAAGATGGTGAACGGCGTTATATTATAGCTCCAAAAGGATTAAAAGTAGGTGACCAAATCATATCTGGTCATCATGCAACAATAAAAACTGGTAATACTCTACCAATACAAAATATACCTCTTGGTTCTATAGTACATAATGTAGAAATAAAACCAGGTAAAGGTGGTCAAATAGCTAGATCTGCTGGTGCAAGTGTACAAATTATAGCCCGTGACTATAAATATGTAACTTTACGGTTACGTTCAGGTGAAATACGCAGAATTCATTCTGAATGTCGTGCTACTTTAGGTGAAGTTGGTAATGCTGAACATATGCTGCGTGTTCTTGGTAAAGCTGGTGCTAATCGTTGGCGTAGTATTCGTCCAACAGTACGTGGTACTGCAATGAATCCAGTTGATCATCCTCATGGAGGTGGTGAAGGTCGTAATTTTGGAAAGCACCCCGTATCTCCATGGGGAAAAAAAACTAAAGGTAAAAAGACGCGTAATAATAGACTCACTGATAAGTTTATTGTGCACCGTCGTAGCTAA
- the rpsS gene encoding 30S ribosomal protein S19, with product MPRSLKKGPFIDLHLLQKVEKAVKTNDKKPIRTWSRRSTIFPQMIGLTIAVHNGRQHIPIFVADEMVGHKLGEFAPTRTYRGHTADKKAKKY from the coding sequence ATGCCACGTTCGCTTAAGAAAGGCCCTTTTATAGATCTACATTTATTACAAAAAGTAGAGAAAGCAGTAAAAACTAACGATAAAAAACCTATTCGAACTTGGTCTCGTCGTTCGACAATTTTTCCACAAATGATAGGTTTGACTATCGCAGTACATAATGGAAGACAACATATACCTATTTTTGTAGCTGATGAAATGGTAGGTCATAAACTAGGTGAATTTGCACCAACAAGGACTTATCGCGGTCATACAGCAGATAAAAAAGCTAAAAAGTATTAG
- the rplV gene encoding 50S ribosomal protein L22, with the protein METIAKHRYANSSAQKLRLVINLIRGKEVSKALEILTYTNKKAANLVKKVLESAIANAEHNDGADVDDLKIAKIFVDVGPSIKRIMPRAKGRVDHILKRTSHITVVVSDR; encoded by the coding sequence ATGGAAACTATTGCTAAACATCGTTACGCAAATTCTTCTGCCCAAAAATTACGTTTAGTAATTAACTTAATTAGAGGAAAAGAAGTATCTAAAGCACTAGAAATATTAACTTATACTAATAAAAAAGCAGCTAATTTAGTAAAAAAAGTATTAGAGTCTGCTATTGCTAACGCTGAACATAACGATGGTGCTGATGTTGATGATCTTAAAATAGCAAAAATATTTGTTGATGTTGGACCAAGCATAAAACGCATTATGCCTCGTGCTAAAGGTCGTGTAGACCATATCCTTAAGCGTACTAGCCATATTACAGTTGTTGTATCTGATCGTTAA